In Chitinophaga oryzae, the sequence ACGGGTCGATCCTGTTGACGCTCAAAAACAGGTAGTTGCCGATGGACACATAATCCATCATGGCCTCCACATCTTTTTCCGTGGTGAACAGTTCATTGGCCACCAGGATGTAGTTGTTGCCCGCATAACGCAGTTCCGGCTCTTTGGCGAAAGTTCTGGCGAAGGGCTTGGTCACTACCTGTACGGAGCGGCGGATAAATAGTTCCGGCAATGTTTTGAAAGCTACGTAAGCGCCGCCTGCCTTTTTATCTTTGCTGGAGAAAGAGGATGCAGCCATTTTGGTGGACAGCTTGTCATCGCGCAGGGAGCCATTTTGGCTGATGACAGCCAGTAGTATTAGCAGCAGTAATACAACGCCGATGATGATATAGGTGGTCCTGTTTTTCACGAAGCTTTGCCTAATTGGTGATTAAAATCCCTGAACTGCTGGTCCATGGTCCTGAAGTTGTCTTCACTGATATCAAATCCACCGTACCAGATGTATTCATAATCCAGTGTTAATGTGGAAAACGTTTTATAGTAAGGCGTATTACGCATACTGCGGAGATAGTCGTTGTTTGTTTTTTCCCTGCCGGGCGTGATCAGCTGACGGTTGGCCAGCTGGAAAAGCGTGTACAGGTACCACCAGCGGATGGCCTGCCTGATTTCTCCGGCTGCGATGGCAGCGCGGATCTTTTCTTCATACTCTCCCGCGCTCTGCAGGTCTTCTTCCTGTATTTCTTCCAGGCCATCGATCAGTTTGGGTTTTCGGAAGATACTCAGGCCGTTGTTTTTCATAAAACGGTACAACAGATATCCCAGGCCCGCCAACAGGAGGGCAAGGATCACCCAGCTGAACTTCCAGAGGACATAAAGCACCATCGCGATAAAAGCGGTAAATCGTTCCGCGCTTTTGGAGTTAGCCTCTTTCGCGGGCTTATCGCGGTAGTGCATGTTTTTATCTGCTTTCAGCTTCTCGATAATGCTTGCGTTTACCGTACGTTTGTCAAACGAAGGCAGTTCTATCTCTTTGCCGTATTCATCTGTCAGGGGAACAGCTTCTGCCGGTGTTTCTTCAACGGCAGCATCTTCGGCCACGGGTACCGCCGGGGCAGTATCTGCCGGCGGCAGCAGCGGCACCGCCTCTGTTGCCGCCGGCGGTGCATCCTGAGAAATCGCCGTCAGCGGCGCACTTAGCAGGCATAACAACAGCAGTCGCCGGCCATATTTTCTGCAAATTCTTCTCATCATATTAACTTAACTGCTTTGAAGGCAACGGGGCAATCACTTTGCCCGTCTCGCTTAAACGATATCCTTTGCGGTGTAAACGGATCGGGTATACGACGAAGTAACCGACCATGAACAACAGTGAGGCGGCGAGTATAAAAAGGCTAAGCCATAAAGGCATTTCGGTGTACCGGGTCACGAAGCCTTCGAGGAAAGCCGCTACCACGAAAATGGGGATCAGCGTTACCATGATCTTGATACCGTCTTTCGCGCCTTTACGCAGGGAGTCCAGCCGTTTGCGCGTACCGGGAAATAACAGGCTTTTCCCGAGGATGATACCGGCGCAACCGGAGATAACGATGCTCGAAATCTCCAGTGTTCCGTGTATCCATATCACCAGTATGGATTTGAAGCCGAGGCCATGGGAAAAGAAGATATACTGGAATACGCCGAGCATAATGCCATTGTGCAGTAACAGGTATAAAGAGCCGGCGCCCAGGAAGATACCGCCTACATAACACATCAGGGATACCCGTATATTGTTGACCGCTATCTGCAGAAACATCAGCAGCGGATTGCCTTGTTTATATACGCCAAACGGATCATTGTTGGCAATGTTCCGTTCTGTCATATTCACATATTCATCTCCCAGAAAACCTCTGACAAAGGTTTCATCATGGGCCGATGAAAAAGCGCCCATAATACAGAACAGCAGGAAGAAGCAGAGGGTAAACAACAGCAGCCGGTGATATTGACGGAACAACAGCGGCAGTTCATACCGGAAGAACAGCTGAAAACGGCCTACTTCTTCTTTGCGGTTCTGGTAGATACGCTGATAAATACCAGCCGCCAGTCCGTTGATATATCGGGTGACTTTACTAAAGCTATAGAATGTTTTGGCATAAGAGAGATCATCCAGCAAGGAAACAAATCTTTCCGCCATTTCGTCGGGGTCCTCGGTTGGCTCCTCCTGGATTTGTTTCCAGCGGGGCAAATTTTTCTTGATAAACAATGATTCTCTCATAGTGAGTCAAATTCCCATTAAAAATCCGGATATCTTCCTACAGCACAGGGGAGTATCGGGCAAACATACTAAATCGTTTAACAATATATAAACTAATATGTAAATTTGAGTATGAGCAACATAAAAATACCAACTTCCTTTAACATTGACCTCGAATTTGAAACGGCGGAGGCGATGACGCGTTTTCTGGCCTGGCTCATTGATTTTGCGATCCGGGGGGTATATGTTCTGGCGGCCATGATGGTAATTTCTTCCCTTGCGATAAACAGCGACGCCCGGACGGTACTGATTATACTGGCGATGCTACCTGTCATGTTGTATTTCCTGGTCATGGAGAGCATCATGGGTGGTTATTCCCCGGGAAAAAAGATATTACACATAAAAGCGGTGAGCCTCACGGGAAACCAGCCTACCGTGAGCCAGCATATGATCCGGTGGATATTCCGGATGATAGAATCCCCGTTGATGGCCGGGTTGTTTTTTATTCCGGTGATCCTGCCGATCGTGACGATGGCCCGCACACCTTACAATCAGCGCCTGGGCGACCTGGTGGCCGGCACCATTGTGATCAACACCAAACGTAAGGGCAGCATTGAAGAAACCATTTTCCGGGATATGTCTGCTTCCGACTACCAGCCGCAGTTTCCGCAGATCATGCGGTTATCCGACCGGGACATGAACAAGGTGAAAGACCTGCTTGACAAGGCGCTAAAAGCCGGAGATGAGGTGCTGGCGGCCAAAGTGGCTTTCCGGGTAAAGGAGGTGCTTCATATTGAATCCGAACTGCCCAATACCAATTTCCTGGAAACGGTACTGAATGATTACAACTACTACACTACGCGCGACAACTGATGTACGTGATCAATAACAACAAGGCCGAAGCAGATTGCTTCGGCCTTGTTGTTTTAAAGAAAAATTATTGCACAGACTATTTGCCTTTTACTACAGCAGTGTCTGTCCAGGTGTCATGCCAGGGGCATCGCCAAACAGCATGCTGAAAGGTTCAAAAGGCACCCATCTGCAAACGGTGCGGAGCATGATACGGCCGGTGGTCAGCGGTACACCGTTAGTGCTCACTACGTGCGTGCCGGTTACCATTTTACCGACGGTACGGCCACCGGCATAGCCTTCCATTACAGTGTAATAAGCGAGGTTGATGACCAGGCTGAGTATGACAGACTCCATCATTCCGAGTGTCAGTACAGCGGCAAGAATGTTCTGGGCTACGCCCACGATAATGGCGTCGATCAGCAGATTGGCAAAACGCTGGCCTTTGGAGGCGTGCTCCAGGTTAGCGGTTTCGTGCAGATCAGAGAGCAGATCGGAACTTTTGTTTTGGTTAATTGTATCCATAGGTTAAAATATAAAACGGTTAAAAAATTATACGAGGTTTTTACCGATAGCATTAATGTCCTGCTGTGGCCGGGGGCCGTTGGGGTCGCCAGCCGGACCCTGGTACACAATGGTACGGTCGAATGCCAGGATAGCGAGGAAGATGAAGTTCAGGAAAATCAGCCCGAAGGTGAAGCCGGTGCCTTTTCCGAAACTTTTGCTGAGCAGGTCCATTGCCATGATCGCGAAAATGATGTTCACAACAGGAATACAGAACAGCAGCAGCCACCACCATGGTTTGCCGATAATTCTCAGCATGATGATGGTGTTGTAGATGGGGATGATGGACTCCCAGCCTTCAAAACCCGCTTTCCTGTATACTTTCCACATACAGATAATGGAAAAGACGGCGAAGGCGAGACAGAAAATAATGAAGGGGAGCATCAGGGCTAGAACGGCCGCATTACTGGCGTTGTCCATAAGAATATAGTTTTGAATGAAAGATAAGACAGGGGCTGTCACATGTTCAGCTTACTGTCGGGGATTAAAACGTCAACAAGATACACAAAAATTCAAGTATAACAAATGAAGTGAATACATATTTGGTTGATTTTTTTACCGGAAAATCATACACCAGCAGAGCTGATCCAACATTTTTTTTGAGATTTCTTTTACAAAATTTGGATTTTCAGCGGATTGCATTACCTTTGCAACCGGCAAGTCTTATACGACCAGCTCCTGCTGAACTCCCCAGGACAGGAATGTAGCAAGGGTAGGTGGTTGAAGCGGTGCGATATAAGTAACTTGCCTTTTTTCTTTTTTAAAGGTCATTAGTCGCTCGTCAGTAGTCATCTGGTTACTATTTGCTCACCTCTTCACTAATGACAGTGTACTCCACAAAAATGACGCAAACCAAGTCCTTACAAACTAATTCTTAATAGTATGAAATTCTTTATCGATACAGCCAATCTCGATCAGATAAGAGAAGCTCATGATCTCGGCGTGCTGGATGGTGTAACCACCAACCCGTCGCTGATGGCCAAGGAAGGCATCAAAGGGGAAGCCGCTATCCTGAAACATTATGCAGACATCTGCGAAATCGTGGACGGAGATGTGAGCGCGGAAGTATTTTCTACCGATTTCAAATCTATCGTGGAAGAAGGAAAGAAACTGGCCGCTATTCACCCTAACATCGTGGTGAAAGTTCCGATGATCAAAGAAGGCGTAAAAGCCATCAAATGGTTTTCTGAGAACGGTATCCGTACCAACTGCACTCTGGTGTTCTCTGCCGGTCAGGCGATCCTGGCTGCCAAAGCCGGTGCTGCCTACGTATCTCCTTTCATCGGTCGTATCGATGACAGCAACTGGGATGGCGTTGAGCTGATTGCACAGATCGCGCAGATTTACAGCCTGCAGGGCTTCAAAACGGAGATCCTTGCAGCTTCCATCCGCAGCGCGCTCCACATCGTTAAATGCGCGGAAGTAGGCGCTGACGTATGTACCTGCCCGTTAGATTCCATCCTCGGCCTGCTGAAACATCCTTTAACGGACATCGGCCTCGCCAAGTTCCTGGAAGACGCCAAGAAAATGTAATTTCAAAGATATTTTTTAGATGGTGTATCCCCGGTGCAGTTCTTGCGCCGGGGATTTTTTTTGTAAATTGTTAACCACTAAAACCATTAACCGGATGGGGAAATACATTCTTGCGCTGGACCAGGGCACCACCAGCTCCCGCGCCATTATCTTCGACCACGACGGCAGCATCAAAGCGACCGCACAAAAAGAATTCAAACAGATATTCCCCCAACCCGGATGGGTGGAACATGACGCCATGGAGATCTGGACATCCCAGGCCAGCGTGGCCGCGGAAGTACTGCTCAAAGCCCGCATTACCGGCGATAACATCGCTGCCATCGGCATCACCAACCAGCGCGAAACCACTATCGTATGGGACCGTAAAACCGGTAAGCCCATTCACAATGCCATCGTATGGCAGGACCGCCGCACCGCCGCCTACTGCGACAGCCTTATCAAAGCAGGCAAAGAACAACTCATCAAAGACAAAACCGGTCTGCGGATAGACGCCTATTTTTCCGCTACCAAAATAAAATGGATACTGGACAACGTGCCCGGCGCCCGGGAAAAAGCAGCCGCCGGCGAACTGGCCTTCGGCACGGTAGACAGCTGGCTCACCTGGAACTTCTCCAACGGACAGCTGCATATCACCGATGTGAGCAACGCCTCCCGCACATTGTTGTTTAATATCCACGACATGAAATGGGATGACGAACTGCTCTCCCTCTTCGATATCCCCGCCTCCATGCTGCCCGAAGTAAAACCTTCCAGCGAAGTGTACGGCTACTCGGAAGCAACACTCACCCCCTACCGTATTCCTATTGCCGGCATCGCCGGCGACCAGCAGGCAGCCCTCTTCGGACAAATGTGCACCGAGCCCGGCATGCTGAAAAATACCTACGGCACCGGCTGTTTTATGGTACTCAATACCGGCGACAAACCCATCCCGTCCAAAAACAACCTGCTCACCACCGTAGCCTGGCAGATCAACGGCAAAACCACCTACGCCCTCGAAGGCAGCATCTTCATCGGCGGCGCCGTAGTACAGTGGCTGCGCGACGGCCTCGGTATCATCCGCCACTCTGCCGACGTGGAGAAACTGGCCGCCACCGTACCCCACAGCGACGGCGTATATTTCGTGCCGGCATTCGCCGGACTGGGCGCCCCCTACTGGAACCAGCATGCCCGCGGTACCATGGTGGGCATCACCCGCGGTACCAGCGCCGCCCACATCGCCCGCGCCGCACTCGACAGTATCGCCTTTCAGACCATGGACGTGCTCAAAGCGATGGAAGGCGACGCCGGTATGCCTATCAGCGAACTGCGCGTCGACGGCGGCGCCACCAGCAATAACCTGCTCATGCAGTTCCAGTCCGACCTGCTGCAGGTAAGCGTGGTACGCCCGCACATCACTGAAACCACCGCGCTGGGCGCTGCCTACCTCGCCGGACTCGCCGTAGGGTTCTGGGACAGCATCCCGTCTATCGCCCGCCAGTGGAAAGTAGACGCCACGTTCGAACCATCTATGGAAACATCACAACGCCAACAACTCTGCAAGGACTGGAAACGCGCTATCAAAGCGGCCCAGGCCTGGACAGAAGAAGACTAAAAAATTCCACACATGTCACCATTTTTAGCCGAAATTATCGGAACAGCTTTTATTATCGCCCTCGGCGACGGCGTAGTCGCCAACGTAGTACTCAACCAGTCCAAAGGCAACCAGGGCGGATGGATCGTCATCACCATGGGATGGGCCATGGCCGTATTTGTCGGCGTATTCTGCGCCGGGCAATACAGCGGCGCACACCTCAACCCCGCCGTCACCATCGCCCTGGCGGTGAAAGGCTCCTTCAGCTGGACACTCGTGCCCGCCTACATCGCCGCCCAGATGCTGGGCGCCATGCTCGGCGCCCTCCTCGTCTGGCTCTGCTACAAAAAACACTTCGACGCCACCACAGACGCCGCCAGCAAACTGGGCGTGTTCTGCACCATCCCGGCTATACGAACACCCGGCTATAACTTCCTCACAGAATTTATTGCCACCCTCGTTTTTATACTGGCAGTGTTCTATATCCCCAAACCCGCTACCGGCATCGGCTCCCTCGATGCCCTGCCCGTAGCTTTCGTTGTACTCGCCATCGGCCTCTCCCTCGGCGGCCCTACCGGCTACGCCATCAACCCCGCAAGGGACCTCGGCCCACGCATTATGCACGCCATACTGCCTATCTCAGGCAAAGGCAGCAGCGATTGGGCCTATGCCTGGATACCCATCGCAGGGCCCGTTGCAGGCGCTGTCGCAGCGGCGCTGATATATAATGCATTCCTGGCTTCGTGATAAACATTTTATGGCCCCAGGGCTCACGCCCTGGGCTACGTTGTTGTTCAAATCCCTGTACGGCAGCTGAATTCACGATGCATCAATCCCTTTAGTCAAAATTCCTGTACGGCAGCTGAATTTATGATGCATCAACCCTTTAGTCAAAATTCTTGTACGGCAGCTGAATTCATTATCATAACCTCCGGCAAACCGCGGAGCCATGACCTGCCAGCTCCGCCATAGCCCACTGCCCCTACATGAGGCATCCCCCGGTAAGGCCCGCCAAATCGTAGCGTTCTTCTATTTTCTATCCCTCTTAATACAGCCTTAGCCGTAAGCACCTGCATACGTCAGCAAGCCATTTTTACGGTAACGACTACATTAAAAAAACAGCCGCGTTAAATTTTTCCAAACCTGATATTTATCATGTTCTTAGTTTTCATTTTTTTCTGAAAGTTTTGTAACTTTGATAAAGATTACTACTGGTACGGCGTTTGAACTGCCGGTAGTATCAGAATGTTATAACGAGGTATGCCATATCCAACACAAAATAAACAGATGAATTATGATCCAGCCTAACATTCCGGAGTCTGCCCAACCGCGCGTAGTTATTGTAGGAGGAGGATTTGGCGGTATCAACCTGGCCAAGCAACTGAAACATGCTCCGGTACAGATCGTACTGCTCGACAGAAACAATTATCACCTTTTTCAACCGCTGCTTTACCAGGTATCTACCGCCGGCCTGGAACCGGACAGCATCGCTTTCCCGCTCAGAGGTATTTTCAGAAAACAGAAAAACCTGGTCTTTCGCATGGCGGAAGTGACCGGTATCAGAACTGCAGAAAACATACTGGAAACAGGTATCGGGGAAATTCACTATGACTATCTTGTGTTCGCCACCGGCAGCAACACTAACTTCTTCGGCAACAAAGCCATCGAAGACAACGCTATCGGCATGAAGTCCCTCATCGAAGCGGTACAGATCAGAAACTATGTGGTGAAACAGTTCGAAGAAAGCCTGCTGCTGAAGAACCCGGAAGAAATAAAGCCGAAGCTCAACTTCGTCATGGTCGGCGGCGGTCCTACCGGTGTGGAACTGGCAGGCGCCTTCGCTGAACTGCGGAAATATATCATGCCTAAAGACTATCCCGATCTGCCCCAATCCCTCATGAATGTTTACCTGATAGAAGCAGGTCCTAAACTACTGGCATCTTTCAGCGAAAAAACATCCGAGCGCACCATGAAAGCGTTGCAGGAACTGGGCGTAAGAGTGATGGTCAACACCGGCGTAAAAGAATACGATGGCCACACCATCACCCTCAGCAACGGAGAAACGATACAGTCACAATCCCTGCTCTGGTCTGCCGGCGTAAAAGGCGTACCGGTGACAGGCCTGCCCCAGGATATCCTCCTGCCCAACGGCCGCATCATCGTCAATGAGTTCAACCAGCTGAAAGGATACGACAACGTATTTGCCATCGGCGACATCGCCCAGATGACCAATGATCAGCGCTTCCCGAAAGGATATCCCATGGTGGCCCAGGTAGCCATTCAGCAGGGTAAAAACCTGGCGCACAACATCCGCCTGCTGCTGGAGAAAAAAACACTCAAAGGCTTCTATTACAAAGACCTCGGCAGTATGGCCACCATCGGCCGTAACAGGGCTGT encodes:
- a CDS encoding DUF4129 domain-containing protein, whose translation is MMRRICRKYGRRLLLLCLLSAPLTAISQDAPPAATEAVPLLPPADTAPAVPVAEDAAVEETPAEAVPLTDEYGKEIELPSFDKRTVNASIIEKLKADKNMHYRDKPAKEANSKSAERFTAFIAMVLYVLWKFSWVILALLLAGLGYLLYRFMKNNGLSIFRKPKLIDGLEEIQEEDLQSAGEYEEKIRAAIAAGEIRQAIRWWYLYTLFQLANRQLITPGREKTNNDYLRSMRNTPYYKTFSTLTLDYEYIWYGGFDISEDNFRTMDQQFRDFNHQLGKAS
- a CDS encoding stage II sporulation protein M, with product MRESLFIKKNLPRWKQIQEEPTEDPDEMAERFVSLLDDLSYAKTFYSFSKVTRYINGLAAGIYQRIYQNRKEEVGRFQLFFRYELPLLFRQYHRLLLFTLCFFLLFCIMGAFSSAHDETFVRGFLGDEYVNMTERNIANNDPFGVYKQGNPLLMFLQIAVNNIRVSLMCYVGGIFLGAGSLYLLLHNGIMLGVFQYIFFSHGLGFKSILVIWIHGTLEISSIVISGCAGIILGKSLLFPGTRKRLDSLRKGAKDGIKIMVTLIPIFVVAAFLEGFVTRYTEMPLWLSLFILAASLLFMVGYFVVYPIRLHRKGYRLSETGKVIAPLPSKQLS
- a CDS encoding RDD family protein, producing the protein MSNIKIPTSFNIDLEFETAEAMTRFLAWLIDFAIRGVYVLAAMMVISSLAINSDARTVLIILAMLPVMLYFLVMESIMGGYSPGKKILHIKAVSLTGNQPTVSQHMIRWIFRMIESPLMAGLFFIPVILPIVTMARTPYNQRLGDLVAGTIVINTKRKGSIEETIFRDMSASDYQPQFPQIMRLSDRDMNKVKDLLDKALKAGDEVLAAKVAFRVKEVLHIESELPNTNFLETVLNDYNYYTTRDN
- a CDS encoding RDD family protein gives rise to the protein MDTINQNKSSDLLSDLHETANLEHASKGQRFANLLIDAIIVGVAQNILAAVLTLGMMESVILSLVINLAYYTVMEGYAGGRTVGKMVTGTHVVSTNGVPLTTGRIMLRTVCRWVPFEPFSMLFGDAPGMTPGQTLL
- a CDS encoding DUF5684 domain-containing protein yields the protein MDNASNAAVLALMLPFIIFCLAFAVFSIICMWKVYRKAGFEGWESIIPIYNTIIMLRIIGKPWWWLLLFCIPVVNIIFAIMAMDLLSKSFGKGTGFTFGLIFLNFIFLAILAFDRTIVYQGPAGDPNGPRPQQDINAIGKNLV
- the fsa gene encoding fructose-6-phosphate aldolase, which gives rise to MKFFIDTANLDQIREAHDLGVLDGVTTNPSLMAKEGIKGEAAILKHYADICEIVDGDVSAEVFSTDFKSIVEEGKKLAAIHPNIVVKVPMIKEGVKAIKWFSENGIRTNCTLVFSAGQAILAAKAGAAYVSPFIGRIDDSNWDGVELIAQIAQIYSLQGFKTEILAASIRSALHIVKCAEVGADVCTCPLDSILGLLKHPLTDIGLAKFLEDAKKM
- the glpK gene encoding glycerol kinase GlpK; protein product: MGKYILALDQGTTSSRAIIFDHDGSIKATAQKEFKQIFPQPGWVEHDAMEIWTSQASVAAEVLLKARITGDNIAAIGITNQRETTIVWDRKTGKPIHNAIVWQDRRTAAYCDSLIKAGKEQLIKDKTGLRIDAYFSATKIKWILDNVPGAREKAAAGELAFGTVDSWLTWNFSNGQLHITDVSNASRTLLFNIHDMKWDDELLSLFDIPASMLPEVKPSSEVYGYSEATLTPYRIPIAGIAGDQQAALFGQMCTEPGMLKNTYGTGCFMVLNTGDKPIPSKNNLLTTVAWQINGKTTYALEGSIFIGGAVVQWLRDGLGIIRHSADVEKLAATVPHSDGVYFVPAFAGLGAPYWNQHARGTMVGITRGTSAAHIARAALDSIAFQTMDVLKAMEGDAGMPISELRVDGGATSNNLLMQFQSDLLQVSVVRPHITETTALGAAYLAGLAVGFWDSIPSIARQWKVDATFEPSMETSQRQQLCKDWKRAIKAAQAWTEED
- a CDS encoding MIP/aquaporin family protein, with protein sequence MSPFLAEIIGTAFIIALGDGVVANVVLNQSKGNQGGWIVITMGWAMAVFVGVFCAGQYSGAHLNPAVTIALAVKGSFSWTLVPAYIAAQMLGAMLGALLVWLCYKKHFDATTDAASKLGVFCTIPAIRTPGYNFLTEFIATLVFILAVFYIPKPATGIGSLDALPVAFVVLAIGLSLGGPTGYAINPARDLGPRIMHAILPISGKGSSDWAYAWIPIAGPVAGAVAAALIYNAFLAS
- a CDS encoding NAD(P)/FAD-dependent oxidoreductase codes for the protein MIQPNIPESAQPRVVIVGGGFGGINLAKQLKHAPVQIVLLDRNNYHLFQPLLYQVSTAGLEPDSIAFPLRGIFRKQKNLVFRMAEVTGIRTAENILETGIGEIHYDYLVFATGSNTNFFGNKAIEDNAIGMKSLIEAVQIRNYVVKQFEESLLLKNPEEIKPKLNFVMVGGGPTGVELAGAFAELRKYIMPKDYPDLPQSLMNVYLIEAGPKLLASFSEKTSERTMKALQELGVRVMVNTGVKEYDGHTITLSNGETIQSQSLLWSAGVKGVPVTGLPQDILLPNGRIIVNEFNQLKGYDNVFAIGDIAQMTNDQRFPKGYPMVAQVAIQQGKNLAHNIRLLLEKKTLKGFYYKDLGSMATIGRNRAVAEFANMRLSGYFAWIVWMIVHLMSLLGFRNKLVVFINWFYRYFTYERGTRIIIKRGAANIVKLRQTVGV